A genomic stretch from Phycisphaerae bacterium includes:
- a CDS encoding SDR family oxidoreductase, protein MITLKRHAALVTGSTKGVGRAIAIAFAEAGADVVIHGRTMSDEARETMEQCRRHAVRVAFVAGDLSGPGEAAVNKVFADATAAHDGIDILVNNAGQYFDVPFLEMDIERFERTMRLNVASGYFLTQRFARRWIERKTAGRVLFIGSINGRLAEPLSTAYDTSKGAVEMMVRTLAVELAPRGIRVNGLAPGLVRSASTAWLDSRPAKAAWIASHTPDRQIPDASVCGPGAVYLVSDAAQHVHGHMLLIDGGMSALQQPEPPAT, encoded by the coding sequence GTGATCACCTTGAAAAGGCACGCGGCGCTGGTGACCGGCTCGACCAAGGGTGTCGGTCGGGCGATTGCGATCGCATTCGCCGAGGCGGGCGCCGACGTGGTCATCCACGGTCGGACGATGAGCGACGAGGCCCGCGAGACGATGGAACAATGTCGTCGGCACGCGGTGCGCGTCGCGTTCGTCGCGGGAGATCTCTCAGGGCCTGGCGAAGCGGCGGTAAACAAGGTGTTCGCCGATGCGACGGCGGCTCATGACGGGATCGATATCCTGGTCAACAATGCCGGCCAGTACTTCGACGTGCCGTTTCTGGAGATGGACATTGAGCGGTTCGAGAGAACGATGCGACTCAATGTGGCGTCGGGCTATTTTCTGACGCAACGGTTCGCCAGGCGATGGATCGAGCGAAAGACTGCCGGACGCGTGCTCTTCATCGGTTCGATCAACGGCCGCCTGGCTGAGCCGCTTTCGACGGCCTACGACACCTCCAAGGGCGCGGTCGAGATGATGGTCCGAACGCTGGCCGTCGAGCTGGCACCCCGCGGCATCCGAGTGAACGGATTGGCTCCCGGTCTGGTGCGATCAGCCTCGACGGCTTGGCTGGACAGCCGGCCGGCCAAGGCGGCATGGATCGCCTCGCATACCCCCGACAGGCAGATACCTGACGCGTCCGTCTGCGGGCCGGGCGCTGTCTACCTGGTCAGCGATGCGGCCCAACACGTCCACGGCCATATGCTGCTCATCGATGGGGGCATGAGCGCCCTGCAACAACCTGAACCGCCGGCAACTTGA
- a CDS encoding 6-phosphofructokinase — MSVVRGNAVVGQAGGPTAVINQSLVGIIEESQKHSHIDRLLGARHGVRGIINEQFYDLNRQPTNMLELVAKTPAAALGATRDKPDEAYCEQIFNVFRKLDVRYFFYIGGNDSASTAAIINRISQDAKYELRVFHVPKTIDNDLLVTDHCPGYGSAAKFVASAFIGDDLDNRALQGVKINIIMGRNAGFLTASSVLARMRPDDGPHLVYLPERAFDLDQFVRDVSAVYEQFGRCVVAVSEGIVDTQGKLWSQKVLEMVKQSAPTYDPHGNVEISAGAGMLADYLASTVRSRCKIKRVRADTFGYLQRSFPGVYSEVDAWEARLVGQMAVSYSLQSEDRDGSVALVRLPGTTYAVGTKLVGLKDVAPDSPPFTKVVPDEYISKEGNNVLNTFREYVGPLVGDLPKPGWLEQIG, encoded by the coding sequence ATGAGCGTAGTGCGGGGTAATGCTGTTGTGGGCCAGGCGGGCGGTCCCACCGCCGTCATCAATCAGTCGTTGGTCGGCATCATCGAAGAGAGCCAGAAACACTCTCACATCGACCGGCTTCTGGGCGCCCGGCACGGCGTGCGCGGCATCATCAACGAGCAGTTTTACGACCTCAACCGCCAGCCGACGAACATGCTGGAGCTGGTGGCCAAGACGCCGGCCGCCGCGCTGGGGGCGACCCGCGACAAGCCGGATGAAGCATACTGCGAGCAGATCTTCAACGTGTTCCGCAAGCTGGACGTGCGGTACTTCTTCTACATCGGCGGAAACGATTCGGCTTCGACCGCCGCGATCATCAACCGTATCTCCCAAGACGCAAAGTACGAGCTGCGGGTTTTCCACGTCCCCAAGACGATCGACAACGACTTGCTGGTCACCGACCACTGCCCGGGTTACGGGAGCGCCGCCAAGTTCGTCGCATCGGCATTTATCGGCGACGATCTGGACAACCGTGCCCTTCAGGGCGTCAAGATCAACATCATCATGGGCCGAAACGCGGGATTCCTCACGGCGTCGAGCGTCCTGGCGAGGATGCGTCCCGATGACGGTCCGCACCTGGTATACCTGCCGGAGCGTGCGTTCGATCTGGATCAGTTCGTGCGAGACGTCTCGGCGGTGTATGAGCAGTTCGGACGGTGCGTGGTCGCCGTCTCGGAGGGCATTGTCGATACGCAGGGCAAGCTATGGTCGCAGAAAGTCCTGGAGATGGTCAAGCAGAGTGCTCCCACCTACGACCCGCATGGCAACGTGGAGATCTCGGCGGGGGCCGGCATGCTTGCCGATTACCTCGCGAGCACGGTCCGGAGCCGGTGCAAGATCAAGCGCGTCCGGGCCGACACATTCGGTTACCTCCAGCGGAGCTTCCCCGGTGTTTACAGCGAGGTGGACGCATGGGAGGCGCGTCTGGTCGGACAAATGGCGGTGAGCTACTCGCTGCAATCCGAGGATCGCGACGGCAGCGTGGCCCTGGTTCGTTTGCCGGGCACAACCTATGCCGTGGGGACCAAGCTGGTCGGGCTCAAGGACGTGGCCCCGGACAGTCCCCCGTTCACCAAGGTCGTCCCGGACGAGTACATCAGCAAAGAAGGCAATAACGTGCTCAACACCTTCCGCGAGTACGTCGGCCCACTCGTCGGCGACCTGCCAAAACCGGGCTGGTTGGAACAAATCGGCTGA
- the accC gene encoding acetyl-CoA carboxylase biotin carboxylase subunit, translating into MFSRIMIANRGEIALRIIRACKELGIQTVCVFSEEDRNLSYLKLADRAICIGPGAAAESYLKIDRIIAAAEVANVDAIHPGYGFLAENPQFADACRDSKIEFIGPSSESMRLLGNKIEAKRLAKKAKVPNIPWTEGPVDSDDDAAKWASQVGYPVMIKAAAGGGGRGIRLVHNEATLRHSLPAARSEAQASFKDPSVYLEKAVEDARHVEVQVMGDRAGNVLHFYERDCSLQRRHQKLVEESPCPAINDRIREELCKAAVRLARAAKYYSAGTVEFLVTPDKKFYLLEMNTRIQVEHPVSEMVTGHDLVQLQIRVAAGETLSLKQRDITHKGVAIECRINAEDPAADFRPCPGKIEVFRPPGGFGVRLDTHAHAGMTISPRYDSMIAKLIVHKATRAEAIACMRRCLEEFAIEPVKTTIPIHREIFSHAQFLKGTVDTGFIERTW; encoded by the coding sequence ATGTTTTCACGGATCATGATAGCCAACCGGGGCGAGATCGCCCTGAGAATCATTCGAGCCTGCAAGGAGCTGGGCATCCAGACCGTCTGCGTTTTTTCGGAAGAGGACAGGAACCTCTCGTATTTGAAACTGGCAGATCGAGCCATATGCATCGGCCCCGGCGCGGCGGCCGAGAGCTACTTGAAGATCGACCGGATCATCGCGGCGGCGGAGGTGGCAAATGTGGACGCGATCCACCCGGGCTACGGATTCCTGGCTGAGAATCCGCAGTTCGCGGATGCCTGCCGTGACTCCAAGATCGAGTTCATCGGCCCGAGCTCCGAATCCATGCGGCTCCTGGGAAACAAGATCGAGGCCAAGAGACTTGCCAAGAAGGCGAAGGTGCCCAACATTCCCTGGACCGAGGGGCCTGTGGACAGCGATGACGACGCGGCGAAGTGGGCTTCACAGGTCGGCTACCCGGTCATGATCAAGGCTGCGGCCGGGGGCGGCGGGCGGGGCATTCGGCTGGTCCATAACGAGGCCACGCTGCGTCATTCGCTACCGGCCGCCCGTTCGGAGGCTCAGGCTTCGTTCAAGGATCCGTCCGTCTACCTCGAAAAAGCCGTCGAGGACGCCCGCCACGTCGAGGTTCAGGTCATGGGTGACCGGGCCGGCAACGTCCTGCACTTCTACGAGCGGGACTGCAGCCTGCAACGGAGACACCAGAAGCTGGTGGAGGAATCGCCCTGTCCGGCGATCAACGATCGGATTCGCGAGGAGTTGTGCAAGGCAGCCGTCCGGCTGGCCCGGGCGGCCAAGTACTACAGTGCGGGTACGGTTGAGTTCCTCGTTACGCCCGATAAAAAGTTTTATCTGCTCGAAATGAACACTCGAATTCAGGTTGAACACCCGGTAAGCGAGATGGTCACGGGCCACGACCTGGTGCAGCTCCAGATTCGCGTTGCGGCGGGCGAAACGCTCTCGCTCAAACAGAGGGACATCACGCACAAGGGCGTGGCCATCGAGTGCCGGATCAACGCCGAGGACCCCGCCGCCGACTTTCGCCCCTGCCCCGGAAAAATCGAGGTCTTCCGCCCCCCCGGCGGTTTCGGCGTGCGACTGGATACTCACGCTCATGCGGGCATGACCATCAGCCCGCGATATGATTCGATGATCGCCAAGCTGATTGTCCACAAGGCGACGCGTGCCGAGGCGATCGCCTGCATGCGACGCTGCCTGGAAGAGTTCGCCATTGAACCGGTCAAGACGACAATTCCGATTCACCGCGAGATCTTTAGTCATGCTCAATTCCTGAAAGGAACCGTGGACACTGGATTCATCGAGCGCACGTGGTAG
- the accB gene encoding acetyl-CoA carboxylase biotin carboxyl carrier protein has translation MIDVQQVRELIQLMVENDLSEIRVRQGETAISLRKAPAGVPLAGAPAMAAVPATLPVLQPAQAPVPPAIEKPTEDGLVPVLSPMVGTYYQAPDPDSEPYVRVGMEIGPDTPICIIEAMKVFNEIKAEVAGVIERILVQDQQAVEFGQPLMLVRPR, from the coding sequence GTGATCGACGTTCAACAAGTTCGCGAGCTCATCCAACTGATGGTCGAGAACGACCTCAGCGAAATCCGCGTCAGGCAAGGCGAGACGGCCATCAGTCTTCGCAAGGCTCCGGCCGGAGTCCCACTCGCCGGTGCCCCGGCTATGGCGGCCGTGCCTGCAACACTGCCGGTCCTTCAGCCCGCTCAAGCCCCCGTGCCACCGGCAATCGAGAAACCGACGGAAGACGGACTGGTTCCGGTCCTCTCGCCGATGGTGGGCACCTACTATCAGGCCCCGGATCCGGACTCCGAACCTTACGTCAGGGTGGGCATGGAAATCGGTCCGGATACCCCCATCTGCATCATTGAGGCGATGAAAGTCTTCAACGAGATCAAGGCGGAGGTAGCCGGGGTCATCGAGAGAATCCTTGTCCAAGATCAGCAGGCCGTGGAGTTTGGTCAGCCGCTGATGCTGGTACGGCCGAGATAG